A stretch of Gemmobacter fulvus DNA encodes these proteins:
- a CDS encoding DUF4170 domain-containing protein → MAQRLHLVFGGELVSPTKNVFKDVSKIHMVGMFPDYATAFNAWKAEAQRTVDDAHMRYFIAHIHRLRDEAQPGSATEELGA, encoded by the coding sequence ATGGCGCAGCGTCTGCATCTCGTCTTTGGCGGCGAGTTGGTCAGCCCCACCAAGAACGTGTTCAAGGATGTGTCGAAGATCCACATGGTTGGCATGTTTCCCGATTACGCAACCGCCTTCAACGCATGGAAGGCCGAGGCGCAACGCACGGTGGATGATGCCCATATGCGCTATTTCATCGCGCATATTCACCGGCTGCGCGATGAGGCCCAGCCCGGTTCGGCCACCGAGGAACTGGGGGCCTGA
- a CDS encoding CaiB/BaiF CoA transferase family protein → MMAPLEGIRVIELARILAGPWAGQTLADLGADVIKVEAPEGDDTRRWGPPFIDRDNADGTTDRSAAYFHATNRGKRGITCDFRTPEGQAVVRQLVADADVVIENFKVGGLAKYGLDYASLRGVNPRLIYCSITGFGQTGPYAHRAGYDFIIQGMAGLMSVTGEPEGQPQKVGVAVTDVFTGVYAATAILAALVQRGRTGEGQQIDMALMDVAAGIMANQAMNYLATGVAPQKMGNAHPNLAPYAVFDCADGWIIIATGNDGQYRKLCGLLGLPDMATAAEFATNADRIANRVSMTARLTTATRSLTKAELLAACEAEGVPAGPINDMGEVFADPQIVARGMQIRADGVPGVRSPFTFSGAELALGRAAPKLGEHQDAVLGKAAQAD, encoded by the coding sequence CTGGCCCGGATCCTCGCCGGGCCATGGGCCGGGCAGACGCTGGCCGATCTGGGCGCGGATGTGATCAAGGTCGAGGCACCGGAGGGCGATGACACCCGCCGCTGGGGCCCGCCCTTCATTGACCGTGACAATGCGGATGGCACGACCGACCGCAGTGCGGCGTATTTCCATGCCACCAACCGGGGCAAGCGCGGCATCACCTGCGATTTCCGCACGCCCGAAGGGCAGGCGGTGGTGCGACAGCTGGTGGCCGACGCCGATGTGGTGATCGAGAATTTCAAGGTTGGCGGGCTGGCGAAATACGGGCTGGACTATGCCAGCCTGCGCGGGGTGAACCCGCGGCTGATCTACTGCTCGATCACCGGCTTCGGCCAGACCGGCCCTTACGCGCATCGCGCGGGCTATGACTTCATCATTCAGGGCATGGCCGGGCTGATGAGCGTCACCGGCGAGCCGGAGGGCCAGCCGCAGAAGGTGGGCGTGGCGGTGACGGATGTGTTCACCGGCGTCTATGCGGCCACCGCGATCCTCGCGGCACTGGTGCAGCGCGGGCGCACGGGCGAGGGCCAGCAGATCGACATGGCGCTGATGGATGTGGCGGCAGGGATCATGGCCAATCAGGCGATGAACTATCTGGCCACTGGCGTGGCACCGCAGAAGATGGGCAATGCCCATCCCAATCTGGCACCCTATGCGGTGTTCGATTGTGCGGATGGCTGGATCATCATCGCCACCGGCAATGACGGGCAATATCGCAAGCTTTGCGGCCTGCTTGGCCTGCCCGACATGGCAACGGCGGCGGAATTTGCCACCAATGCCGACCGGATTGCCAACCGGGTCTCAATGACGGCGCGGCTGACAACGGCGACCCGCAGCCTGACAAAGGCCGAGCTTCTGGCGGCTTGTGAGGCCGAGGGCGTGCCCGCCGGGCCGATCAACGACATGGGCGAGGTGTTTGCCGATCCGCAGATCGTGGCGCGCGGTATGCAGATCAGGGCCGATGGCGTGCCGGGTGTGCGGTCGCCCTTCACCTTCTCCGGGGCAGAGCTGGCCCTGGGCCGCGCCGCGCCCAAGCTGGGCGAACATCAGGATGCGGTGCTGGGCAAGGCGGCGCAGGCGGATTGA